In the genome of Misgurnus anguillicaudatus chromosome 11, ASM2758022v2, whole genome shotgun sequence, one region contains:
- the bend3 gene encoding BEN domain-containing protein 3 — protein MSSSVCLVNADGQVSNKIKVEKDAEDITENTDGKMESFFQQITKRSAVHTGPDGHAAEMDRTHTRKRVKVTTQAGEHLQDGSLDNGSRSYSHGHRLSPQEQIHISSYRKPLYSITHRISERKASSNLDQHGAHNGVRASHNGLHVHKLTSKHQTLKTSPTVGVTGSSAAMDSHLYPLIEKMFFLLNTLNSSMTQLHSKVDLLSLEVTRIKKQMKPSEMVMEFQPPPEYQLTSDELTQLMEQTSTAGELGCRLLVQLFPEHFTVKECTHGCSACGLSNKRTLDSLHLQLIRNYVEVCYPLVKNENVWQTECLLQINDFFNRFWAQKDMESSQACGKQATVVIGFDIKQNHGCHFINEDAQDENLSLNSGENGIDIHSNNISSDAAVDSREAVDDSEDLTSPEDLVIFLLNRLFPEVFEEGRLPEGHNSIGQLITESDRLEIVRKYMEANFPEVPEDTWLQLCIQRMEEALESVSENGRGHDNIREEIYDTTRLHDNISIVKISDLCDYEKPNRRSKKTWLDPVDFDQLEIPLPDFDVPQEYLLTKEQLKNIYECSLSIGNFASRLLVLMFPELFTYENARKHYNCSGSLGKKQLDPVRVNLIRHYVQLLYPQAKNDRVWTLEFVGKLDERCRRRDTDQRRSYHQQQRKTYSPDQESDLKDSLTATQINLLTSDHLKEDFEVLPIPLEKSSKDFCKIPLEDLSVSAPDFPVPSDYLLTDAEVREIVQQSLSVGNFAARLLVRLFPELFTQENLRLQYNHSGACNKKQLDPVRLRLIRHYVEAVYPVDKMEEVWHYECVPSIDERCRRPNRKKCDILKKAKRSNNTVTYS, from the exons ATGAGCTCCTCTGTGTGTTTGGTTAATGCAGACGGACAAGTGTCTAATAAAA ttAAAGTGGAGAAAGATGCAGAAGACATTACTGAGAACACAGACGGAAAGATGGAGAGTTTCTTTCAGCAGATTACTAAACGTTCAGCGGTGCACACAGGTCCTGATGGTCACGCAGCAGAGATGGACCGGACCCATACCCGAAAGAGAGTCAAGGTGACAACGCAG GCAGGAGAACATCTCCAAGATGGCAGTTTAGATAATGGAAGCAGGTCTTACTCTCACGGGCACAGATTATCTCCTCAGGAGCAGATACACATCTCTTCATACCGAAAACCACTTTACAGCATCACCCATCGCATTTCCGAGCGCAAAGCTTCATCTAATTTGGACCAGCATGGAGCTCACAATGGAGTCAGAGCGAGCCATAATGGTCTCCACGTCCACAAACTTACCAGTAAGCATCAAACGTTGAAGACCTCCCCTACTGTGGGAGTCACAGGGTCTTCTGCTGCCATGGATTCTCATCTCTACCCACTCATCGAGAAGATGTTCTTCCTCCTCAACACACTGAATTCCAGCATGACCCAGCTGCACAGTAAAGTAGATTTGCTCTCGCTGGAAGTGACTCGCATTAAAAAGCAGATGAAGCCATCTGAGATGGTCATGGAATTTCAGCCTCCACCTGAATACCAGCTGACCAGCGACGAGCTGACCCAGCTAATGGAGCAAACATCCACCGCGGGCGAGCTGGGCTGCAGGCTGCTCGTTCAGCTGTTCCCAGAACATTTCACAGTGAAGGAGTGCACGCACGGCTGCAGCGCGTGCGGCCTTTCAAACAAACGCACGTTAGATTCGCTGCACCTTCAGTTAATACGTAACTACGTGGAAGTCTGCTACCCACTGGTGAAAAATGAAAACGTATGGCAGACGGAGTGCTTGCTGCAGATCAATGATTTCTTTAATCGCTTCTGGGCGCAGAAAGACATGGAGAGCAGTCAGGCGTGTGGTAAACAGGCTACAGTGGTTATCGGGTTTGACATAAAACAAAACCACGGGTGCCATTTCATTAATGAAGATGCCCAGGATGAGAACCTTTCCCTAAACTCTGGAGAGAACGGTATTGATATTCATTCCAACAATATTAGCTCAGATGCAGCGGTTGATTCCAGAGAAGCTGTTGATGACTCTGAAGATTTAACCTCTCCTGAGGatcttgtcatttttttgttgaaCAGACTATTCCCGGAAGTGTTTGAGGAGGGCAGGTTGCCAGAGGGCCACAACAGCATTGGACAGTTGATTACCGAATCAGACAGACTAGAGATTGTACGAAAATACATGGAGGCCAACTTTCCTGAGGTACCTGAAGACACCTGGCTGCAGTTATGCATACAGCGAATGGAGGAAGCATTGGAGAGCGTCTCAGAAAACGGCAGAGGTCACGATAACATTCGAGAGGAGATTTACGACACCACTCGTCTCCATGATAACATCTCCATTGTAAAGATCAGCGATTTGTGCGATTATGAAAAACCAAATCGGAGGTCTAAAAAAACGTGGCTGGACCCGGTGGATTTTGACCAACTGGAAATTCCACTCCCAGACTTTGATGTTCCTCAGGAGTATTTACTTACTAAAGAACAGCTAAAAAACATCTACGAATGCAGTTTATCTATTGGGAATTTTGCCTCCCGTCTCCTGGTTCTTATGTTCCCCGAGTTGTTCACTTATGAGAATGCACGAAAACACTACAACTGCAGTGGATCTCTGGGGAAGAAACAACTGGATCCCGTAAGGGTCAATCTGATCAGACATTACGTCCAGCTGCTCTACCCACAGGCTAAGAACGATCGCGTGTGGACCCTTGAGTTTGTAGGTAAACTCGATGAGCGCTGCAGGCGTCGGGATACCGACCAACGCCGTTCGTACCATCAGCAACAGCGGAAGACCTATTCACCCGATCAAGAATCCGACCTAAAGGACTCTCTAACTGCTACGCAAATCAACCTTCTCACCTCAGATCATTTGAAGGAGGATTTTGAAGTCTTACCCATACCTCTGGAGAAAAGCAGCAAGGACTTCTGCAAGATTCCTCTTGAGGATCTTTCAGTGTCCGCCCCAGATTTCCCAGTGCCTTCTGATTACCTGCTCACGGATGCCGAGGTGAGGGAGATCGTCCAACAGAGTCTCTCCGTAGGGAATTTCGCCGCCCGTCTTCTGGTCCGTCTTTTTCCTGAGCTTTTCACACAGGAAAATCTACGGCTGCAGTATAACCACTCCGGGGCCTGCAACAAGAAGCAGCTGGACCCCGTGCGCCTCCGACTCATTCGCCATTATGTGGAGGCCGTGTACCCCGTTGACAAAATGGAGGAG